One part of the Methanomassiliicoccales archaeon genome encodes these proteins:
- a CDS encoding glutamate-5-semialdehyde dehydrogenase, translated as MERSESTVVSAAHKAREAALRVQGIPIRIRNQALHAIARALEASKDRIIAANLLDLKRAEESNLPSPMIKRLKYDDQKIEESIASLNSLVNLEDPVGKTLMMIELDNGLLLQKVTCPIGVICVIFESRPDALVQISSLCIKTSNAVILKGGSEATYTNEVLAETINSALLSVDERFEGSVQLLSTREEIKELLKLDDLIDLVIPRGSNELVRSIKESTRIPVLGHASGVCHTYVDDEADLEMALNVCYDAKVQYPAVCNAMETLLVHEKIAPIFLPRMALLFEKAGVRLKGDERTRKIIEAETATEKDWSMEYNDLVLNIKIVSSLEEAIDHINKFGSHHTDAIITASKEKAERFMELVDSSSVMWNCSTRFADGYRYGLGAEVGISTNKTHARGPVGLEGLVIYKYRLIGNGQVVADYIGKNAKKFIHRRLV; from the coding sequence ATGGAACGAAGTGAAAGTACAGTAGTTTCTGCTGCTCACAAAGCAAGAGAAGCAGCTCTTCGTGTCCAAGGGATCCCAATCAGGATCAGAAACCAGGCGCTTCACGCTATTGCAAGAGCTCTTGAGGCATCAAAAGACAGAATCATTGCCGCCAATTTGTTAGATCTAAAAAGAGCAGAGGAATCGAATCTGCCTTCACCGATGATTAAACGTTTAAAATACGATGATCAGAAAATTGAGGAGTCGATTGCTTCATTGAACTCCTTGGTCAATCTTGAAGATCCAGTCGGAAAGACTTTAATGATGATTGAATTAGACAATGGATTGCTGCTTCAAAAGGTGACGTGTCCCATTGGGGTGATTTGCGTTATCTTTGAATCAAGACCTGACGCACTTGTTCAAATTTCATCTCTCTGCATTAAAACATCAAACGCGGTAATTCTGAAGGGGGGATCCGAGGCGACATACACAAATGAGGTTCTTGCGGAGACGATTAACAGCGCGCTTCTTTCCGTAGACGAGCGATTTGAGGGGTCAGTACAGCTCCTATCGACACGAGAAGAGATCAAAGAGCTCCTCAAGTTGGATGATCTCATAGACCTTGTGATACCGAGAGGATCGAATGAACTCGTCCGGTCGATTAAAGAATCAACGAGGATCCCAGTTCTCGGCCATGCTTCTGGCGTTTGTCATACCTACGTTGATGACGAAGCAGATTTAGAAATGGCCCTGAATGTTTGCTACGATGCCAAGGTGCAATATCCAGCGGTATGCAATGCGATGGAAACACTTCTTGTCCACGAAAAGATCGCGCCAATATTTCTGCCAAGAATGGCATTGCTTTTTGAAAAGGCGGGTGTGAGGCTAAAGGGCGATGAACGAACGAGAAAGATCATTGAGGCTGAGACAGCGACAGAAAAGGACTGGTCAATGGAGTATAATGATTTAGTTTTGAACATCAAGATTGTTTCATCACTTGAAGAAGCGATCGATCACATCAATAAATTTGGCTCACACCACACGGATGCGATTATCACGGCATCGAAGGAAAAGGCAGAGCGATTCATGGAACTCGTCGATTCTTCGAGTGTCATGTGGAACTGCTCAACAAGGTTCGCTGATGGGTATAGATACGGACTTGGAGCGGAAGTGGGTATCAGCACAAATAAGACGCACGCAAGAGGCCCAGTTGGTCTTGAGGGTCTTGTCATCTATAAATACCGACTTATCGGTAACGGACAGGTCGTCGCCGATTATATCGGCAAGAACGCCAAGAAATTTATTCACAGGAGACTAGTATGA
- the proB gene encoding glutamate 5-kinase — MRNLNPKRVVIKIGTNTICRQDGTVDHDYIAEIARQVVELESKGIQSIIVTSGAIGSGSTELNLNGKNKDIAMKQACAAVGQAILMLAYRAAFAKYAKPVGQILVTYGAFSDRKRYLNLRKTIEELFKLGVVPIVNENDVIATDEIDEVFGDNDKLSALVAANMDADLLILLTDVDGLYDRNPNFDPDARLLTVVDEITRDIERIAGDKKSERSVGGMRTKIAAARIAMQSGCNMVIANGRLQNVVLRIVEGEEIGTLFTATPKYTIKERWILFACPRGKIVIDEGAEKAVKEGKSLLLCGVKTVEGNFKKGDVVRIGNFAKGIVNFSSAEITSMMSSLNCEKPQENPSKIRKAVVESENIVLLD; from the coding sequence ATGAGGAACCTGAACCCAAAACGCGTAGTCATCAAGATCGGAACGAATACGATTTGCCGGCAAGATGGGACAGTCGATCATGATTATATCGCGGAGATAGCAAGGCAGGTCGTGGAGCTTGAATCAAAAGGTATCCAATCGATTATCGTAACGTCAGGAGCAATCGGTTCAGGATCGACTGAGTTAAATCTCAATGGAAAAAACAAAGACATTGCAATGAAGCAAGCCTGCGCTGCAGTTGGCCAAGCGATATTGATGCTTGCATATAGAGCTGCCTTCGCAAAATATGCAAAGCCTGTTGGGCAGATTCTGGTGACCTATGGTGCCTTCTCTGATAGAAAAAGATATCTCAATCTGCGCAAGACAATTGAAGAACTCTTCAAACTCGGCGTGGTCCCAATCGTAAACGAAAACGACGTGATTGCAACTGATGAAATTGACGAAGTTTTCGGGGACAACGATAAATTATCGGCACTTGTAGCTGCAAATATGGATGCTGATCTTCTGATTCTCCTCACCGATGTGGACGGCCTCTATGATAGAAATCCGAACTTCGATCCCGACGCAAGACTTCTGACCGTCGTTGATGAAATAACAAGGGACATTGAAAGAATCGCTGGTGATAAGAAAAGCGAGCGATCAGTCGGGGGGATGCGGACAAAAATTGCTGCAGCGAGGATTGCGATGCAGTCAGGTTGCAATATGGTCATCGCGAATGGAAGGCTTCAGAATGTTGTCCTCCGCATCGTTGAAGGCGAAGAAATCGGGACTCTTTTTACCGCGACACCAAAGTACACAATTAAAGAAAGATGGATACTCTTTGCGTGTCCAAGGGGGAAGATTGTTATCGATGAAGGCGCTGAAAAAGCAGTTAAAGAGGGAAAAAGTTTGCTTCTGTGCGGCGTTAAGACCGTTGAAGGGAATTTTAAAAAGGGCGACGTCGTCAGAATTGGTAATTTTGCGAAGGGTATTGTGAACTTTTCTTCTGCTGAGATCACTTCAATGATGTCATCCCTAAATTGTGAAAAACCGCAAGAAAATCCGAGCAAAATCAGAAAAGCAGTTGTTGAAAGCGAGAATATCGTTCTTTTAGATTGA